Sequence from the Ereboglobus luteus genome:
GCGGGCTTGGCAAGATGAGGCGGGTGTCAATCGTTGACCGGGTTTGCCGGGGCGCGTGGATTTGGTGTTTTAGATTGGTCAACGGTCTAATGCTTTGCGGTTCGCTGAAAAAGCTCCGTTATTCAATTTCGAGACACACTCATCCCCTTTGGTATTTTTTAGCTTTTCCCATGATCACACCCATTGCGCTTGCAGCGACGTTGTTTGTATTGCCGAGCCCCGACGGAAAGAGTCGGGCCGAATTAACAGTTGGAGCCGAGACCGGCGGAGCGCCGGTTTACCGGGTCGAGTTCGACGGGCGCGCCGTCACGAAGGATGCGGCCATGGGGATTTCCGTGGATGGCGTTGATTTTGGCGCGGGCTCGAAAGTGGTTTCGTCGGGGACGGGCAGGGTTGTGGAAAAGTTTCCGACGCGCGGCAACCATCGGGAGGTGACGCTGACGTTCAACGAGCTGGCGATTTCATTGCGCGACCAATCCAGCGGCCGCGATTGGCGCATTGAGGCAAGGATGTCCAATGATGCGTTTGCGTGGAGGTATGTGGTGCCGGTAAAAAAGGAGGCGCGGGGGCTCGTGAAAGGCGAGGCATCGGAGTTTCGGCCCGTGGACAATTGTCGCGTGTGGCTCGCGGAGCGCCCGAACAGCTGGAAGTTGAAAAGTTACGCGGGCTATTGGATGCGCGCCGAGTGGGGCGAGCTGCCGAAAATTTCGAAGGCCGGGCCGGTTCAATGCCCGCCGCTGGTTGTGGAGTTGCCGGCAATCCGTGCGGGAGAAAAGGCGGACGGCTGGCTGGTGTTTACCGAGGCGGGACTGCGCAATTACAGCGGCATGCGCTTGAGGGCGTCCGGACGGGCGGATGGCGGCGGTGTGAGCACGATTGCGGATTTCACGGAGGGCGCGGACGGATTTTTTGTTGAAGGTGATGTGGTGTCGCCGTGGCGCGTGGTGAAGTTTGCGAGATCACTGGACTCGCTCGTGGACACGACGGATTTGCTTGAGGCTCTTTCCCCGGCGGCGGACGCGGCTTTGTTTGCAAACAGCGATGCGTGGGTTCGCAGCGGCCGCGTCACGTGGCACTGGTGGAGCAAGCGGCGCGCCGGCACACCCGCCGAGGAAACGCACATGATGGAATGCGCCGCGAAGCTCGGTTTCGAATACTCGCTCGTCGACGAGGGCTGGCTGAAATGGGATGATCCGTGGGCGCGCGTGCGCGAGTTGACCGCGGCGGGAAAGAAGCGCGGCGTGGGCATTTTGTTGTGGCGGCACATGCGGGACGTGATGAATCCGGAAAATGGATACGCAGATTTGCGCGCGTATTTCGACAAGCTGGTCGAGTCGGGCGTGGCGGGGGTGAAGATTGATTTCTTCAACGCGGAGTCAAAAGCCATGGTTGATTTGCAGGAGGCGATCATGCGCGAGGGCGCGAAACGCAAACTGCTCGTGCTGTTTCATGGCTGCCAAAAGCCGACGGGCGAGACGCGCACCTGGCCGAATCAGCTTTCGCGCGAGGGAATTCGAGGCCTGGAATTGAACGGCATGGCGGAGGGGCCGATTACGGCGGAGCATAATTGCGCGCTGCCATTCACCCGGCTTGCCGCCGGGCCGGGCGACTACACGCCGCTGGGTTTTTCGGATCCCGGCGAGACGACTTGGGCGCACCAACTGGCATCCGCGGTTGTCCTTTTGTCACCGTTGCAAGTGATCGCGGAGTATCCGCCGATGTTGCTCGAGGATGAGCGGTGCGCGCCCGCGCTGGATTTGATCAAGGCGCTGCCGGTTGAGTGGGACGAAACGCGTGTGCTTGCGCCGAGCGCGATTGGCCGGTGCGTGGTCATGGCCCGGCGTCTCGGCGACGAGTGGTGGGTGGGCGTGTTGAATACGGATGCCCGGAAAATTGACGCGCTGGACCTGGGTTTTCTTGGCGGGGGAAAGTATGGCGTGGTGATGATTTCGAATGGAACGGGCGGGCAGCCGCTAAAGCGAACCGAGATCGCCCGCGTGACAAAAAAGAGCGTGATCCCCCTGGCATTGTCGCAAAACGACGGTGTGGTGCTGCGATTTATTCCGATAAAAAAATGAGCACAAAATCTTCCATGCCCGTGAAGTTCGGGCGTGTTTTTTCGGCCGTGGCATTTCTGCTGTGTGGTGCCTGCGCGACGGCGGCAGTTGAAGTCCGCGTGGCGGATTTCGGAGTGAGCCCGGACGCACGGGCGGATGCCACGCCCGGCGTGCGCGCGGCGTTAAGCGCAGCGCTTGATGCGAAGGGCGGCGCGACACTGGTGTTTGAGCCCGGCGAGTATCATTTTTATCCCGAGAACGCGCGGGCGCTGGTGCGCTATGTTTCGAATCATGACAACAGCCGCGCGCCGAGGCGGTTTGTTTTTGATGTGAGCGGCGCAACGGACTTGGTCGTCGACGGGCGCGGGGCGCGTTTTGTGATGCACGGCGATGTGACTCCGTTTTTGATTGAGCGCTCCGAGCGTGTGTCGGTGAAAAACCTGACGATCGACTGGAATGTGCCGCTGCTTTACGAGGGCGAAGTGCTCGCCGCGGATGCCAGCGGTTTTACCGTGCGGGTGAGGGCCGACGAACCGTTCGAGGTGGATCGCGGCGCGTTTGTCATCAGCGCGGATGGCGTGCGCTGGCCGATGGATACCTTTTGTGAATTTGCGGGTGACGGGAGCGGACAGGCGGCGGGTTCGGCCGATGCTTACGGGTTCCGTTACCATGCGGAAAAAACCGGTGCGGCCGACGGGCGCACGGTGCGTTTTTCGGTGACCGATAATTATGCGCTGCCACGGGTGCCGCGAGAGGGGAATATCATTTTCCTTCGGTGCAATTTGCGCGCGGCTCCCGCTTTTTTTATGGAGCGGTCGATCAAGGTGTCGCTTGACGGCGTGGCGATACATCACGCTCCCGGCATGGGGGTGATTGCGCAGCGTTGCGAGGATG
This genomic interval carries:
- a CDS encoding glycoside hydrolase family 97 protein, which codes for MITPIALAATLFVLPSPDGKSRAELTVGAETGGAPVYRVEFDGRAVTKDAAMGISVDGVDFGAGSKVVSSGTGRVVEKFPTRGNHREVTLTFNELAISLRDQSSGRDWRIEARMSNDAFAWRYVVPVKKEARGLVKGEASEFRPVDNCRVWLAERPNSWKLKSYAGYWMRAEWGELPKISKAGPVQCPPLVVELPAIRAGEKADGWLVFTEAGLRNYSGMRLRASGRADGGGVSTIADFTEGADGFFVEGDVVSPWRVVKFARSLDSLVDTTDLLEALSPAADAALFANSDAWVRSGRVTWHWWSKRRAGTPAEETHMMECAAKLGFEYSLVDEGWLKWDDPWARVRELTAAGKKRGVGILLWRHMRDVMNPENGYADLRAYFDKLVESGVAGVKIDFFNAESKAMVDLQEAIMREGAKRKLLVLFHGCQKPTGETRTWPNQLSREGIRGLELNGMAEGPITAEHNCALPFTRLAAGPGDYTPLGFSDPGETTWAHQLASAVVLLSPLQVIAEYPPMLLEDERCAPALDLIKALPVEWDETRVLAPSAIGRCVVMARRLGDEWWVGVLNTDARKIDALDLGFLGGGKYGVVMISNGTGGQPLKRTEIARVTKKSVIPLALSQNDGVVLRFIPIKK